The following proteins are encoded in a genomic region of bacterium:
- a CDS encoding FlgD immunoglobulin-like domain containing protein, translating to MKKMIFATVLALVFVRAVGAAEEWLRPDAHSMGAPLDTAWITYADWNKSWWISSDGPERATKFDPVAFGLSYPFRITKVKTEFFLHPSLPWSDSSFYFKVYGGDGQTLLYQSPVLEAIPGTPGPPVIHQLSSPVWITSGQFYVSVDPVDGSGRPTNLSDSCARGYNQHSWYGSAGNWTQYTSGEWLASALVFSYYCKLVVPNGGEHWASGDTHTVTWSVSPKDFSHGKLLLSTDGGNSFPSVIATGIAPNETTFNWTVPSVNSASCRVKFQALDSTGSPVCEDASDANFTIGSQSPPAPALIYPPDSGAVNNQTVVFRWHRASDVSGTAYYTIRIAYDSMFGALADTARLTDTTYARSLPGDTSYYWHVRATDSLGHVGPWSQTWKFEIDLQTPEPPTQLDPTDGQWFKSSTIQFHWTPVVFELRVCSPIRYVIGLDTIQSIRPMYADTTVSVYDTFSFLPEHRYWWHVRACDLAGNQGQFSPTWRFGIDMTGPLVPSPIYPPNYGGVQTDTVSLVWHKSVDAVSGTSLYHAQLARDSLFVDTIALPGGPTLQDTMGVANLPGTAAYFWRVRAQDTVGNWSNWSLVRKFTCTIGIAEQPSGLPGRARLGCVPNPSRGRTAITLALPSATSASVAVYDPAGARIAVMWNGPIPAGWHTLDWDSRTSSGRAVAPGVYFVRATAATLSLVVCLRVVQ from the coding sequence ATGAAGAAAATGATCTTCGCTACCGTACTTGCGCTGGTGTTCGTGAGAGCTGTCGGCGCAGCAGAGGAATGGCTGAGACCGGATGCGCACTCGATGGGCGCACCACTTGACACCGCGTGGATTACATACGCCGACTGGAACAAATCCTGGTGGATATCGTCGGATGGTCCTGAGCGTGCGACGAAATTCGACCCAGTCGCTTTTGGTCTATCCTATCCATTCCGCATTACCAAGGTCAAGACAGAGTTCTTCCTGCATCCGAGCCTCCCGTGGTCCGATTCGAGCTTCTACTTCAAAGTGTACGGCGGCGACGGTCAGACGCTCCTCTACCAGTCGCCAGTGTTGGAGGCCATACCTGGTACGCCAGGCCCACCCGTGATACATCAGCTGAGTTCGCCGGTGTGGATCACCTCTGGTCAGTTCTATGTGTCAGTCGACCCAGTAGATGGCAGCGGGCGCCCGACAAACCTCAGTGACAGTTGCGCGCGGGGCTACAACCAGCACAGTTGGTACGGCAGCGCCGGCAATTGGACCCAGTACACCTCTGGCGAGTGGCTCGCTTCCGCGCTGGTGTTCTCTTACTACTGCAAGCTTGTAGTCCCGAACGGAGGCGAGCATTGGGCCTCCGGTGACACACATACGGTCACATGGTCGGTGAGTCCCAAGGACTTCTCCCATGGAAAACTGCTGCTGTCCACCGACGGCGGAAACTCATTCCCCAGTGTCATCGCTACAGGCATTGCCCCGAACGAGACAACCTTCAACTGGACCGTTCCATCGGTGAACTCTGCATCCTGCCGTGTGAAGTTCCAGGCCCTCGACTCGACAGGTTCCCCAGTATGCGAGGACGCAAGTGACGCAAATTTCACGATTGGCTCACAAAGCCCACCTGCACCGGCTCTGATCTACCCACCGGACAGCGGAGCGGTTAACAACCAAACGGTAGTGTTTCGCTGGCACCGAGCTTCCGATGTGTCGGGCACTGCCTATTATACCATCCGAATCGCCTACGACTCGATGTTCGGAGCGTTGGCGGATACGGCGCGGTTAACAGACACCACCTACGCGAGGTCGCTACCCGGAGATACGTCATACTACTGGCACGTGCGCGCGACTGACAGCTTGGGGCACGTCGGTCCGTGGTCGCAGACGTGGAAGTTCGAGATAGATTTGCAGACCCCGGAGCCGCCGACCCAATTGGATCCGACCGATGGCCAATGGTTCAAGTCATCAACCATACAATTCCACTGGACTCCTGTCGTATTTGAGTTGAGGGTATGTTCTCCGATCCGCTACGTCATCGGACTAGACACCATACAGAGCATCAGGCCTATGTACGCGGACACCACTGTATCGGTCTACGACACATTCAGCTTCTTGCCTGAGCACCGTTACTGGTGGCATGTCCGGGCGTGCGACTTGGCGGGGAACCAAGGGCAGTTCTCACCGACTTGGCGATTCGGGATCGACATGACTGGACCGCTAGTACCGAGTCCCATCTACCCGCCGAACTACGGCGGAGTTCAGACCGACACGGTCAGTCTAGTCTGGCACAAATCCGTAGACGCCGTCAGCGGAACGTCGCTCTATCACGCTCAGCTGGCCCGCGACAGCTTGTTCGTAGACACGATCGCCTTGCCCGGAGGCCCAACCTTGCAGGATACGATGGGGGTCGCGAACCTCCCGGGCACGGCGGCGTACTTCTGGCGGGTGCGCGCCCAAGACACGGTTGGCAACTGGTCCAACTGGAGCCTCGTGAGGAAGTTTACATGCACCATCGGTATTGCTGAACAGCCATCCGGGCTACCAGGCAGGGCGCGTCTAGGGTGCGTGCCTAATCCATCGAGAGGACGGACTGCGATCACGCTAGCCCTGCCTTCGGCTACGAGCGCCTCTGTAGCTGTCTACGACCCTGCGGGGGCTAGGATAGCGGTGATGTGGAACGGGCCAATCCCGGCGGGTTGGCACACCTTGGACTGGGATTCGAGAACTAGCTCGGGCCGTGCAGTCGCACCTGGGGTGTACTTCGTTCGAGCGACAGCGGCCACACTGTCACTGGTTGTCTGCCTGCGTGTAGTGCAGTAG
- a CDS encoding helix-turn-helix transcriptional regulator produces the protein MRRSKETFKFTDDMGARLRELRLKAGVTQQELAVLMGRQGKGNAFLISRFESGHVPYPSFGFVADYLRACKASFNDITDLLNAYTSQPTVIEQRGYKRVQSLTRKLSERVAKAVENYDHGVTRSRQKPEPLRQRIRNAKSYAHAQEAQRRLNRLVESELSAAGIKSASVEAAWTRVYARKLYRVLSRSKDERKLKPKLEELERWAAEVGIGTLPVRAVLRERITALASDRS, from the coding sequence ATGAGACGGTCCAAAGAGACGTTCAAGTTCACAGACGATATGGGTGCGCGGCTGCGCGAGTTGCGGCTGAAGGCCGGTGTGACCCAGCAGGAGCTTGCCGTGCTCATGGGCAGGCAGGGGAAGGGGAATGCCTTTCTCATCAGCCGCTTCGAAAGCGGACATGTCCCCTATCCTTCCTTCGGGTTTGTCGCCGATTATCTACGTGCCTGTAAAGCTTCGTTCAACGACATCACCGACCTGCTCAATGCCTACACCTCGCAGCCAACCGTGATAGAGCAACGCGGGTACAAGCGTGTGCAAAGCCTCACGCGCAAGCTGTCGGAACGCGTGGCAAAGGCAGTCGAGAACTACGACCACGGGGTCACGCGCTCAAGGCAGAAGCCCGAGCCGCTGAGGCAGCGAATCAGGAACGCCAAATCCTATGCCCACGCGCAGGAGGCGCAGCGCCGCCTCAATCGACTGGTGGAAAGCGAACTTTCCGCCGCAGGCATCAAGTCGGCCTCGGTCGAGGCGGCCTGGACAAGGGTCTACGCGCGGAAGCTATATCGGGTCCTCAGCCGCAGCAAGGATGAGCGCAAGCTCAAGCCCAAGCTTGAGGAACTCGAACGCTGGGCGGCGGAGGTCGGAATCGGAACGCTTCCGGTACGTGCCGTGCTGCGCGAGCGCATCACTGCACTCGCTTCCGACCGAAGCTGA
- a CDS encoding nucleotidyltransferase family protein — MKTRTEIEQALREALPLLTSRYHVKRLGLFGSYVRGEQTDESDVDILVEFSAPIGWEIVDIKEHLERVLGMRVDLVTVPALKPQYRERVLSEVLVLP; from the coding sequence GTGAAGACACGAACCGAGATAGAACAAGCCCTTCGGGAGGCGCTTCCGCTGCTGACCTCGCGTTACCACGTCAAACGCCTCGGCCTCTTCGGCTCCTACGTGCGCGGCGAGCAGACGGATGAGAGCGACGTTGACATACTCGTAGAGTTCTCCGCGCCCATCGGCTGGGAGATTGTGGACATCAAAGAGCACTTGGAGCGAGTCCTCGGGATGCGCGTAGACCTCGTTACGGTTCCAGCCCTGAAACCCCAATACCGTGAGCGGGTCCTAAGCGAAGTCCTGGTCTTGCCTTGA
- a CDS encoding type II toxin-antitoxin system RelE/ParE family toxin has product MRISWAGPATRDLSSIRAYIAQDSEYYADRFIERIVGAVESLSTFPEMGRTVPETNSPDIREILFQTYRIIYRVETDRVLIIAVAHAARDLTIQTPKPWDIT; this is encoded by the coding sequence GTGAGAATCTCCTGGGCCGGACCGGCGACTCGGGACCTGAGCAGTATTCGGGCGTACATCGCACAGGATTCCGAGTATTATGCAGATCGCTTCATCGAGAGAATCGTCGGCGCGGTGGAAAGCCTCTCAACGTTTCCTGAGATGGGACGCACAGTCCCCGAGACCAATTCGCCGGATATCCGTGAAATCCTGTTCCAAACGTACCGAATCATCTATCGCGTAGAGACAGACCGCGTTCTGATCATTGCCGTTGCCCATGCCGCCCGCGACCTGACGATCCAGACGCCAAAGCCTTGGGACATTACGTAA
- a CDS encoding DUF3160 domain-containing protein, translating into MTRTLILLALTTGVVVAGSFPLDSAANISQFKLTTTERGMLSRNGFVVVPDSQEQLFQLYVSNWWDSIPSFVTSDLMLQAFHLCVNSTLRRIEEDKLYFRLVEFSVKMSDKFGEQRSIPALGAYFGVACHLLGVDIPQSPEVESLCQNELALIEGHAGRHQSAIFPFELDYSQFVPRGHYTRSDRLQRYFKAMMWYGQVPFPLDDPGIPFETRAKTTYYALSIATAMHESDSLVTLWREIAEITGYFSGASEAYTPVEYMTALNKVYSDNGDRRMRWTNPGQVFMDSFSAVVKRIREPKIHAIFVGVPTGSQFRVFGQRYVPDTDIMQRLVEWPDRPFPKGLDVFAALGSGRAEHILTDVYREQDRWPDYPESLAQVRAEFARKDTEFWYQNVYYAWLYALQALNEPVPSSAPRLMQHEAWQDKSLNTSCGSWAELRHDAILYAQGTLAEASVPAMTTGYVEPNPELYRRLLRAVATMENLLANRGLETSRIREDLLWFKQTLGEMQAISQKELVGTDLTEDERSFIWNIGNDVERISCRLVDEGIVRWFAQAQGTDRFMACIADIATAQNRCLEVGVAAGNAMYALVPIEGKWMLARGAVFSYREFEWPASDRLTDEKWQQMVRDGKAPAAPVWTKSFTAGE; encoded by the coding sequence ATGACTCGGACTCTAATCCTGCTCGCCCTCACGACCGGCGTCGTTGTGGCCGGTTCATTCCCGCTGGACTCTGCGGCCAATATCAGCCAGTTCAAGTTGACCACGACCGAGCGGGGAATGCTCAGCCGGAACGGCTTCGTAGTCGTGCCCGACTCGCAGGAGCAGCTCTTCCAGTTGTACGTCAGCAACTGGTGGGACAGCATCCCGAGCTTTGTCACGTCCGACCTGATGCTTCAGGCCTTCCATTTGTGCGTGAACTCTACGCTCCGGCGAATCGAGGAGGACAAGCTATACTTCAGGTTGGTTGAGTTCTCCGTGAAGATGTCGGACAAGTTCGGCGAGCAGCGCTCCATCCCGGCGCTGGGTGCCTACTTCGGCGTTGCCTGCCACCTTCTGGGCGTTGACATCCCGCAGAGCCCTGAGGTCGAGTCCCTTTGCCAGAACGAGCTCGCCCTGATTGAAGGACATGCGGGCCGTCACCAGTCTGCGATATTCCCGTTCGAGCTCGACTACTCACAATTCGTGCCGCGTGGTCACTACACGCGCAGCGACCGACTGCAGCGGTACTTCAAGGCGATGATGTGGTACGGCCAGGTTCCTTTTCCTCTCGACGACCCCGGTATTCCCTTCGAGACGCGGGCGAAGACGACATACTACGCACTCTCCATAGCCACGGCCATGCACGAGAGCGACAGCCTTGTCACGCTTTGGCGCGAGATCGCTGAAATTACGGGCTACTTCAGTGGGGCGAGCGAGGCATACACTCCGGTCGAGTACATGACTGCGCTAAACAAGGTCTACTCGGACAACGGCGACCGCCGAATGCGTTGGACAAACCCTGGACAGGTTTTCATGGACAGCTTCTCCGCGGTGGTGAAGCGAATCAGGGAGCCGAAGATTCACGCCATTTTCGTGGGTGTGCCGACCGGCAGTCAGTTCCGGGTGTTCGGCCAGCGATACGTGCCGGACACTGACATCATGCAACGGCTGGTCGAGTGGCCGGACAGACCTTTCCCGAAGGGGCTGGACGTGTTCGCTGCGCTCGGCTCCGGGCGGGCCGAACACATCCTGACCGACGTGTACCGCGAGCAAGACCGATGGCCGGACTACCCGGAGAGCCTGGCGCAGGTCAGGGCCGAGTTCGCCAGGAAGGACACTGAGTTCTGGTACCAGAACGTCTACTATGCGTGGCTTTACGCGCTTCAGGCCCTGAATGAGCCGGTGCCGAGCAGCGCTCCACGGCTTATGCAGCATGAAGCCTGGCAGGACAAGAGCCTGAACACGTCGTGCGGAAGCTGGGCCGAGCTTCGTCATGATGCGATTCTGTACGCGCAGGGGACTCTGGCTGAAGCCTCGGTGCCGGCGATGACCACGGGTTACGTCGAGCCGAACCCGGAGCTCTATCGCAGGCTGCTGCGTGCGGTCGCGACCATGGAGAACCTGCTTGCAAACCGGGGTCTGGAAACCAGCCGCATCCGGGAGGATCTGCTCTGGTTCAAGCAGACCCTCGGCGAGATGCAGGCCATCTCCCAGAAGGAACTCGTCGGCACAGACCTGACAGAGGATGAACGGAGCTTCATCTGGAACATCGGTAACGACGTGGAGAGGATTTCCTGCAGGCTCGTGGACGAAGGAATCGTGCGATGGTTTGCGCAGGCCCAGGGCACGGACCGGTTCATGGCCTGTATTGCAGACATAGCGACGGCACAGAACCGGTGCCTCGAAGTCGGGGTCGCGGCAGGCAATGCGATGTACGCGCTTGTGCCGATTGAGGGCAAGTGGATGCTAGCGAGGGGCGCAGTCTTTTCGTACCGGGAGTTTGAGTGGCCGGCAAGCGACCGGCTGACCGACGAGAAGTGGCAGCAGATGGTGAGGGACGGCAAAGCGCCGGCCGCACCCGTCTGGACCAAGAGTTTCACTGCCGGCGAGTAG
- a CDS encoding TonB-dependent receptor, protein MAAVIIITLLSTGALLAQPARPGNSGFSMPTGTVSGQVYDADLNAPIEYANVVLRSLPDSTQVNGAATDNSGRFTITGVRPGRYFVDLSFIGYRDKRVDNITVGPGAARDLGRLTLKQSALAVQGVEATAERPVVTLKIDKKVIDVAHQQTVASGTAVDVLENVPSVKVDPDGNVTLRGSGNFKVLVDGRPSPLDPSEALQQIPASTIDNIELITNPSAKYDPEGMAGIMNVILKKQRQLGINGIANLRGGTDGSYGGDFLLGYRQGIANLFAGADYNRRQFGRKRQSDRWTVDSTGKDTLFTSTSGNNTRYGLPYGVRAGGDLQVTKQNLLSLGGRYGSRSFGSSQTAVYAESTRPGAGAYTYNSVDAFNRNGNFYMLNLDDAQDFGKKKGHQLTAHADLVGRSGTELQTTVLTDSAGDTTSGQRTTGTGPDKELTLKLDYALPLRKDDKLEAGYQSRFDLSRDSSYAEQYDPASHSFEYQAAYSHWVDFRDNFHALYGLYSGNLGKFGYQLGLRGEYTDRLVKLLDIDSSVTVRGWDLFPTVHASYNFPGEKQIMASYTRRIERPEGWDLEPFITWFDAYDVRQGDPALKSENIDSYEAGYQMPFGPSQLSVDGYYRVTHNVMDDILSVYPGYQNVILRKSANIGTDRSLGGELTCEYRPRKWWTVSLNDDAYDYRLALDPAIAADSTVHTFIWSGNLTNDFQILPQTRFQVVARYQAPEVSAQGTETGSYIFNASVRQQLFDRKLALVLQVRDILGTGGNQSSTQGPGFYTHSNTMRPARIVSLSLNWNFNNFKLSNRLQNDNIDNGGDTGQ, encoded by the coding sequence ATGGCAGCCGTAATCATTATTACCCTGCTTTCGACCGGCGCTCTACTCGCGCAGCCCGCTCGCCCGGGAAACTCCGGTTTCTCGATGCCGACCGGAACTGTGTCCGGTCAGGTGTACGACGCCGACCTGAACGCCCCCATCGAATACGCCAACGTGGTGCTGAGAAGTCTCCCCGATAGCACGCAGGTGAATGGCGCGGCTACCGACAATTCCGGCCGGTTCACCATCACCGGTGTCCGCCCTGGTCGGTACTTCGTGGACTTGTCATTCATCGGCTACCGCGACAAGCGAGTGGACAACATCACCGTCGGTCCCGGCGCTGCCCGTGACCTGGGACGGCTGACGCTGAAGCAGAGTGCCCTCGCGGTGCAGGGCGTCGAGGCCACTGCCGAAAGGCCGGTCGTGACCCTCAAGATTGACAAGAAGGTCATTGACGTCGCCCACCAGCAGACCGTGGCAAGCGGCACGGCCGTAGATGTGCTGGAGAACGTCCCCTCGGTCAAAGTCGACCCGGACGGTAACGTCACCCTGCGGGGCAGCGGCAATTTCAAGGTGCTCGTGGACGGCAGGCCCTCGCCGCTCGACCCGAGCGAGGCCCTGCAGCAGATACCGGCCAGCACCATCGACAATATCGAGCTGATTACCAACCCCTCCGCCAAGTACGACCCCGAGGGGATGGCCGGCATCATGAACGTCATCCTGAAGAAACAGCGACAATTGGGCATCAACGGCATCGCCAACCTTCGGGGCGGCACCGACGGCAGCTACGGCGGCGATTTCCTGCTCGGCTATCGCCAGGGCATTGCCAACCTGTTCGCGGGCGCGGACTACAACCGGCGTCAGTTCGGCCGGAAGCGCCAAAGCGACCGCTGGACCGTGGATTCTACCGGAAAGGATACGCTGTTCACCAGCACGAGCGGCAACAACACACGCTACGGCCTGCCCTACGGCGTGCGCGCCGGTGGCGACCTCCAGGTCACGAAGCAGAACCTGCTCAGCCTGGGCGGCAGATACGGCAGCCGGAGCTTCGGCAGTTCCCAGACGGCAGTCTACGCCGAGTCCACACGCCCCGGCGCCGGCGCATACACCTACAACAGCGTCGACGCGTTCAACCGCAACGGCAACTTCTACATGCTCAACCTCGACGACGCGCAGGACTTCGGCAAGAAGAAAGGGCACCAACTCACGGCCCACGCCGACCTCGTCGGCCGCAGCGGTACGGAGCTCCAGACCACGGTGCTCACCGACTCGGCCGGAGACACCACCAGCGGCCAGCGCACCACCGGAACCGGGCCCGACAAAGAGCTGACGCTCAAGCTCGACTACGCCCTGCCGCTGCGCAAGGACGACAAGCTCGAAGCCGGCTACCAGAGCCGCTTCGACCTGTCCCGCGATTCAAGCTACGCCGAGCAGTACGACCCCGCCAGCCACAGCTTCGAGTATCAGGCCGCCTACAGTCACTGGGTCGACTTTCGCGACAACTTCCACGCCCTCTACGGCCTCTACTCCGGCAACCTCGGCAAGTTCGGATACCAGCTCGGCCTGCGCGGTGAGTACACCGACCGGCTGGTCAAGTTGCTCGACATCGATTCGAGCGTGACGGTGCGCGGCTGGGACCTGTTCCCGACCGTCCACGCATCGTACAACTTCCCCGGTGAAAAACAGATAATGGCGAGCTACACCCGTCGGATAGAACGGCCGGAAGGCTGGGACCTTGAACCGTTCATTACGTGGTTCGACGCCTACGACGTCCGCCAGGGCGACCCGGCGCTCAAGTCGGAGAACATCGACTCCTACGAAGCCGGCTACCAGATGCCGTTCGGCCCCAGCCAGTTATCGGTTGATGGCTACTACCGCGTGACCCACAACGTCATGGACGATATCCTGTCGGTCTATCCGGGATACCAGAACGTGATTCTCCGCAAGTCGGCCAACATCGGCACCGACCGCTCGCTCGGCGGTGAGTTGACCTGCGAATACCGGCCGCGGAAGTGGTGGACCGTCAGCCTCAACGACGACGCCTACGACTACCGCCTCGCCCTCGACCCGGCGATCGCCGCCGATTCCACCGTGCACACCTTCATCTGGAGCGGCAACCTGACGAACGACTTCCAAATCCTGCCCCAGACTCGATTCCAGGTAGTCGCCCGCTATCAGGCGCCCGAAGTTTCGGCGCAGGGCACTGAGACCGGCTCGTACATATTCAACGCCTCGGTCCGACAGCAGCTCTTCGACCGCAAGCTCGCGCTGGTGCTGCAAGTGCGCGACATCCTCGGCACGGGCGGGAATCAATCGTCCACGCAAGGACCGGGATTCTACACGCACTCAAACACCATGCGCCCGGCGCGCATCGTTTCGCTCAGCCTGAACTGGAACTTCAACAACTTCAAGCTCAGCAACCGGCTTCAGAACGACAACATCGACAACGGTGGCGACACCGGCCAATAG
- a CDS encoding TonB-dependent receptor produces MKRRVVLAAVAFCLVGVVAAQPGAGQKAGTIIGHVFDAVQGEPVQYANVVLRSLPDSTQVAGAVTDKTGLFRLDGVKPGRYCVEVSFIGYRDKVMKEFEVAAGAPLDLGRIELQQKPVSMPGVEASAEKPAISYQVDKKVVDVGKLPNAASGTAVDALRDVPSVKVDIEDNVTLRGSSNFKVLIDGKPSLLDPNEVLKQTPAQTIDKIEIITNPSAKYEPDGAAGIINILLKKQKGRGTSALLNANGGMKNRYGGDALLSLKQGIANVYAGGNYRHYTYDWNTAADRRTFGATDTLAIADSGLGGSNGMTGAGRAGLDLTWSPSDKSSVSGRFGKFTSNTNGSSIEVDSAIPAGTTQFHQVGSGGDYSRLFYFVTADHEHDFDTAGHKLTASAYVVSNGGSSNSLSSQMDSAGTDTTSGRRSEELGPMNRATLEVAYTLPLRKNDKLEVGYQGRLEGTDQELRITLYDTTARKWNRDSLSSHKYGGTQDIQSLYATYTWNWRQLGLQPGLRGEYGNRIVKVTDTDSSWRVEGWNYFPSLHASYGLGSGRQLTASYSRRIDRPDEWYLRPVMVWYDQHWVSRGNPELRPSFTNSWEAGCEVPFGGNFLSLDGYWRTSSDIVEWVTERYQPDSSVLYQTAENVGHDRSIGCEATANVSPCKWFTAYLTGDVYQYREEATQLGQDTARTALGWNSSANLTFRPTTNTQVQLNGYYTGPNLTATSTSDGWLGASLAVKQSLLKRALSITLRLNNVLGSRIQHWSSDGPGFRTRSAYRTEGLTASLAVSYNFNNFKYDAKMRAGEGVEQEGAGGAGGAGGPQH; encoded by the coding sequence ATGAAGAGGCGCGTAGTGCTGGCGGCAGTAGCTTTTTGTCTGGTCGGCGTCGTCGCGGCGCAGCCGGGCGCGGGTCAGAAAGCCGGGACAATCATCGGGCACGTGTTTGATGCCGTGCAGGGAGAGCCGGTGCAGTATGCCAATGTCGTGCTCCGTTCACTGCCGGACAGCACGCAGGTGGCCGGGGCGGTTACGGACAAGACCGGCTTGTTCCGGCTCGATGGGGTGAAGCCGGGCCGATACTGCGTTGAGGTCTCGTTCATCGGGTATCGGGACAAGGTCATGAAGGAGTTCGAGGTCGCGGCCGGCGCTCCGCTGGACCTTGGCCGGATCGAACTGCAACAGAAGCCGGTGTCGATGCCGGGGGTCGAGGCGTCGGCCGAGAAGCCGGCAATCAGCTACCAGGTAGACAAGAAGGTCGTGGACGTCGGCAAGCTCCCGAACGCCGCATCGGGCACCGCCGTCGACGCGCTGCGCGACGTACCCTCAGTCAAAGTCGATATCGAGGACAACGTGACCCTGCGCGGCAGCTCGAACTTCAAGGTGCTGATTGACGGCAAGCCTTCGCTGCTCGACCCGAACGAGGTGCTCAAGCAGACCCCGGCCCAGACCATCGACAAGATTGAGATCATCACCAATCCCTCGGCCAAGTATGAGCCGGACGGCGCGGCGGGAATTATCAACATCCTGTTGAAGAAGCAGAAGGGCCGCGGCACCAGCGCGCTCTTGAACGCGAACGGCGGGATGAAGAACCGCTACGGCGGCGATGCGCTGCTCAGCCTGAAGCAGGGAATCGCCAACGTCTACGCGGGCGGGAACTACCGGCACTACACCTATGACTGGAATACGGCCGCGGACAGGCGGACATTCGGCGCGACCGACACTCTCGCCATCGCCGACAGCGGGCTTGGCGGGTCGAACGGGATGACCGGTGCCGGCCGAGCCGGGCTTGACCTGACGTGGAGCCCGAGCGACAAGTCGAGCGTCTCCGGCCGCTTCGGCAAGTTCACCAGCAATACAAATGGCAGCTCAATCGAGGTCGACAGTGCCATTCCCGCCGGCACGACGCAGTTCCATCAAGTCGGCAGCGGCGGGGACTACAGCCGGCTCTTCTATTTCGTGACTGCCGACCACGAGCACGATTTTGACACGGCCGGACACAAGCTGACCGCGAGCGCGTACGTTGTCAGCAATGGCGGCAGCAGCAACTCGCTGTCGTCGCAAATGGACTCGGCCGGAACGGACACGACCAGCGGCCGGCGTTCCGAGGAACTGGGGCCGATGAACCGCGCGACCCTTGAGGTCGCGTACACGCTGCCCCTGCGCAAGAACGACAAGCTCGAGGTCGGGTATCAGGGCCGGTTGGAAGGTACGGACCAGGAACTCCGTATCACACTGTACGACACGACGGCCCGGAAGTGGAACCGGGACTCGCTTTCCAGCCACAAGTACGGCGGCACGCAGGACATCCAGTCACTCTACGCGACCTACACGTGGAACTGGCGTCAGCTCGGGCTACAGCCCGGCCTGCGGGGTGAGTACGGCAACCGGATTGTCAAGGTCACCGATACCGACAGCAGTTGGCGGGTGGAGGGCTGGAACTACTTTCCGAGCCTGCACGCGAGCTACGGACTGGGCTCAGGCCGGCAGTTGACGGCCAGCTACTCGCGCCGCATCGACCGGCCCGACGAGTGGTATCTGCGACCAGTCATGGTCTGGTACGACCAGCACTGGGTGAGCCGCGGCAACCCGGAGCTCCGTCCCTCGTTTACCAACTCATGGGAGGCGGGTTGCGAAGTGCCGTTCGGCGGCAACTTCCTGTCGCTTGACGGGTACTGGCGGACTTCGAGCGACATCGTCGAATGGGTCACGGAGCGGTATCAGCCGGACTCGTCGGTGCTCTATCAGACCGCGGAGAATGTCGGGCACGACCGGTCAATCGGCTGCGAGGCGACTGCCAACGTTTCCCCGTGCAAGTGGTTCACCGCGTACCTGACCGGCGACGTCTACCAATATCGGGAGGAGGCGACCCAGCTCGGGCAGGATACGGCCCGCACCGCCCTGGGGTGGAACAGCTCGGCCAACCTGACTTTCCGGCCTACTACTAACACGCAGGTCCAGCTCAACGGCTACTACACGGGGCCGAACCTGACTGCCACGAGCACGTCGGACGGCTGGCTTGGCGCCAGCCTTGCGGTCAAGCAGAGCCTGCTGAAACGGGCGCTCTCGATCACCCTGCGCCTGAACAACGTGCTTGGTTCGAGAATCCAGCACTGGTCATCCGACGGCCCGGGGTTTCGCACGCGCTCAGCGTACAGGACCGAAGGCCTTACGGCCTCGCTGGCGGTCAGCTATAACTTCAACAACTTCAAGTACGATGCGAAGATGCGCGCGGGCGAGGGAGTCGAGCAGGAAGGCGCCGGCGGCGCGGGCGGTGCCGGCGGTCCGCAGCACTAG